The Actinoplanes sp. N902-109 genomic interval GGCGGGCTCGCCGCCTGGGCCGCCGCCGGCTACCGGCAGGCTACCGGGGGACAGCGGGCCGCAGCCGCCCGGCGACATCGTGCTGACCCCCGGGCACCTGCCCACCCTGACCGCCGGCGAGGCCGCCGAGCTGGCCCGCGCCGGGGTGCTGCTCGATGCGCGGGCCGGCGAGCGCTACCGGGGCGAGACCGAGCCGGTCGACCCGCGTGCCGGGCACATCCCCGGTGCGGTCAGCGCCCCGACGGCGGGCAACCTGACCGACGGCGTCCCGCTGTTCCGGCCCGCCGAGCAGCTGCGCGAGCGCTTCCAGCAGCTGGACGGCAAGCCGGTCGGCGTCTACTGCGGTTCCGGGGTCACCGCCGCGCACGAGGTGGCCGCGCTGGCGGTGGCCGGGATCGACGCCGCGCTCTACCCCGGTTCCTGGTCGGCGTGGAGCTCCGACCCGGCCCGTCCCGCCGCCACCGGGGCCGGTCAGGAGCTCTGACCGGCGGGGATCGTGACGTGCACCTCGGGAAACTCCGGATTCGGTCCGGTGAGCAGGGGCGACCGGCGGTGCCGCAGATGCCGGTCGAAGAACGCGAGCGGGTAGGTCTGCTGCACCCGTACGGCATGGGCCGGGTCGAAGGACCCCACCCAGCCGGCCAGTTCCGCGTCGTCCCAGCCCAGGATGGCCCCGATCTGCGGCAGCAGCCACTGGTAGTCGCTGTAGCCGAGATGCGGCGCGCCGTCGGTGCGCAGGTCGAGCCGCCACCCGCGCAGCTGCTCCCAGAACTCGGCGACGCCGGCCTCGGCGTCCCGGGTGAACTCGGCGGTCATCAGCATGAACGGCCGGTCCAGCCCGGCGACCGGCGGCTGCGCCTGCATCGGACCGTCCAGGCTGAGCCCGGCGCGCACCCGGCGGTCCTCGTTCATCACCAGGGCGGTCGCGGTGCCACCCTTGGACCAGCCGGTCATCCCGATGCGGTGCGGGTCGATCGCGGCGCCCAGCCCGGCGGGCAGCCGGCGCCGTTCGATGTCCGGGTTGTGACCGGCCGCCAGTTCCCCGATGCGGTCCAGCACTGCGCGCACGTCGCGGGCGTGGTCCCACGGTGTGACCGACGCCTGCTCGTCGGGGATGACAAGCTCACCCCCGGGCCCCAGCCCGTACGAATCGGCGTGGTCCACAGTCCCGGCCAGACAGCCGTGGCTGGCGAGTTCCTGCACCATGATCGTGGTCTCCGAGCGATGCCCGTCGGCGCTGTGCGAGTACACCACGACGGGCCGCCGCTCGCCGGTCCGCAACACCGGTGCGCCGCGGTGGCCCGCCGTGCGGGGTGCACCCAGCCCGGGCGGCAAGCCGTTGGCCGCCAGCAACGCCCGCATCGGTGCGGCGGCCAGCCACGACGCCACCGGGTAACGGCCTGCGCCCGGGGCGGCCGGGTACCAGAGGCTGACCGGCAGCGCCCGCCCGGCCGGGCCCTCGACGTGCAGATCCACGGTGCCCACCGGATGCGGCCCGGTCGGCACCGGCAGGGCGAGCCGGGGTGCTGCCGAAGCAGGCCCGGTTGCGTGCAACGGCACGCTGAGGCCGGTGGCCAGAGCGGCGGTGAGCAGGGTGCGCC includes:
- a CDS encoding sulfurtransferase produces the protein MLTPGHLPTLTAGEAAELARAGVLLDARAGERYRGETEPVDPRAGHIPGAVSAPTAGNLTDGVPLFRPAEQLRERFQQLDGKPVGVYCGSGVTAAHEVAALAVAGIDAALYPGSWSAWSSDPARPAATGAGQEL
- a CDS encoding lipase, with the protein product MTPSPTRRTLLTAALATGLSVPLHATGPASAAPRLALPVPTGPHPVGTVDLHVEGPAGRALPVSLWYPAAPGAGRYPVASWLAAAPMRALLAANGLPPGLGAPRTAGHRGAPVLRTGERRPVVVYSHSADGHRSETTIMVQELASHGCLAGTVDHADSYGLGPGGELVIPDEQASVTPWDHARDVRAVLDRIGELAAGHNPDIERRRLPAGLGAAIDPHRIGMTGWSKGGTATALVMNEDRRVRAGLSLDGPMQAQPPVAGLDRPFMLMTAEFTRDAEAGVAEFWEQLRGWRLDLRTDGAPHLGYSDYQWLLPQIGAILGWDDAELAGWVGSFDPAHAVRVQQTYPLAFFDRHLRHRRSPLLTGPNPEFPEVHVTIPAGQSS